A window of the Pungitius pungitius chromosome 3, fPunPun2.1, whole genome shotgun sequence genome harbors these coding sequences:
- the LOC119210699 gene encoding OX-2 membrane glycoprotein-like isoform X3 translates to MWHRAVIHLLCAFGVFHKGQTSLIQCQHEVLDALGDNTYLSCRLMQSKDVVQVTWQKMIPGGTADVVSYNKHFGQKVNTVFRGRVEFKSDGLQNSSIVIRNVTDQDEGCYRCMFNIYPDGAFTGITCLQLYELHEPFLHVRESLSAEELVVSCSATGRPAPTVTLTVPHHNSTSVTNTNGTVTVTTTAVLSRLHDNSHWVGCAARVLSGRQIDVYEMIPEVTLSLPDGLDVKSGSDNSDFIVPLIIGLVVIVICVAAAAVFAFWLKQKHQNREPQRDPEDNKRDTNEPVTPLMDPELRQRTSTEKHEKRDKAEPSVRFKRNPED, encoded by the exons ATGTGGCACCGTGCAGTCATACATCTGCTTTGTGCGTTTGGAGTCTTTCACAAAG GTCAAACCTCTCTGATCCAATGTCAGCACGAGGTGTTAGATGCTCTAGGAGACAACACCTACTTGAGCTGTCGGTTGATGCAGTCTAAAGATGTCGTGCAAGTCACGTGGCAGAAAATGATTCCTGGTGGGACGGCGGATGTCGTTTCTTACAACAAACACTTTGGTcagaaagtgaatactgtgttTCGAGGAAGAGTGGAGTTTAAATCTGATGGACTGCAGAACAGCTCCATAGTGATCAGAAACGTGACTGACCAGGATGAAGGATGCTATCGCTGTATGTTTAACATCTACCCCGATGGTGCTTTCACTGGAATAACATGCCTCCAGCTCTATG AGCTGCATGAACCCTTTCTACACGTCAGAGAGTCACTCTCTGCTGAAGAGCTAGTCGTGTCCTGCTCAGCCACAGGTCGACCTGCTCCCACGGTAACGCTGACTGTCCCCCACCACAACTCCACCAGCGTCACCAACACCAATGGAACAGTCACCGTCACCACTACAGCTGTGCTGTctcgtctccatgacaacagccACTGGGTTGGATGTGCAGCGCGAGTGCTCTCCGGTCGTCAGATAGATGTGTATGAGATGATTCCTGAGGTCACACTGTCGCTTCCTGATG GTTTAGATGTTAAATCTGGATCTGATAACAGTGATTTCA TTGTTCCTTTGATCATTGGTTTGGTCGTCATAGTGatctgtgttgctgctgctgctgtctttgCTTTTTGGCTTAAACAGAAACACCAGAACCG TGAGCCACAAAGGGACCCCGAGGACAACAAGAGAGACACTAATGA GCCTGTAACACCTTTGATGGATCCAGAACTACGACAACGGACCTCtactgaaaaacatgaaaaa
- the LOC119210699 gene encoding OX-2 membrane glycoprotein-like isoform X4, with protein sequence MWHRAVIHLLCAFGVFHKGQTSLVHCQHDVLAALGDNTYLSCWLMQSKDVVLVKWQKMIPGGTADVVSYNKHFGQKVNTVFRGRVEFKSDGLQNSSIVIRNVTDQDEGCYRCMFNIYPDGAFTGITCLQLYELHEPFLHVRESLSAEELVVSCSATGRPAPTVTLTVPHHNSTSVTNTNGTVTVTTTAVLSRLHDNSHRVGCAARVLSGRQIDVYEMIPEVTLSLPDVVPLIIGLVVIVICVAAAAVFAFWLKQKHQNREPQRDPEDNKRDTNEPVTPLMDPELRQRTSTEKHEKRDKAEPSVRFKRNPED encoded by the exons ATGTGGCACCGTGCAGTCATACATCTGCTTTGTGCGTTTGGAGTCTTTCACAAAG GTCAAACCTCTCTGGTCCATTGTCAGCACGATGTGTTAGCAGCTCTAGGAGACAACACCTACTTGAGCTGTTGGTTGATGCAGTCTAAAGATGTCGTGCTAGTCAAGTGGCAAAAAATGATTCCTGGTGGGACGGCGGATGTCGTTTCTTACAACAAACACTTTGGTcagaaagtgaatactgtgttTCGAGGAAGAGTGGAGTTTAAATCTGATGGATTGCAGAACAGCTCCATAGTGATCAGAAACGTGACTGACCAGGATGAAGGATGCTATCGCTGTATGTTTAACATCTACCCCGATGGTGCTTTCACTGGAATAACATGCCTCCAGCTCTATG AGCTGCATGAACCCTTTCTACACGTCAGAGAGTCACTCTCTGCTGAAGAGCTAGTCGTGTCCTGCTCAGCCACAGGTCGACCTGCTCCCACGGTAACGCTGACTGTCCCCCACCACAACTCCACCAGCGTCACCAACACCAATGGAACAGTCACCGTCACCACTACAGCTGTGCTGTctcgtctccatgacaacagccACCGGGTTGGATGTGCAGCGCGAGTGCTCTCCGGTCGTCAGATAGATGTGTATGAGATGATTCCTGAGGTCACACTGTCGCTTCCTGATG TTGTTCCTTTGATCATTGGTTTGGTCGTCATAGTGatctgtgttgctgctgctgctgtctttgCTTTTTGGCTTAAACAGAAACACCAGAACCG TGAGCCACAAAGGGACCCCGAGGACAACAAGAGAGACACTAATGA GCCTGTAACACCTTTGATGGATCCAGAACTACGACAACGGACCTCtactgaaaaacatgaaaaa
- the LOC119210699 gene encoding OX-2 membrane glycoprotein-like isoform X5 — MWHRAVIHLLCAFGVFHKGQTSLIQCQHEVLDALGDNTYLSCRLMQSKDVVQVTWQKMIPGGTADVVSYNKHFGQKVNTVFRGRVEFKSDGLQNSSIVIRNVTDQDEGCYRCMFNIYPDGAFTGITCLQLYELHEPFLHVRESLSAEELVVSCSATGRPAPTVTLTVPHHNSTSVTNTNGTVTVTTTAVLSRLHDNSHWVGCAARVLSGRQIDVYEMIPEVTLSLPDGLDVKSGSDNSDFIVPLIIGLVVIVICVAAAAVFAFWLKQKHQNREPQRDPEDNKRDTNE; from the exons ATGTGGCACCGTGCAGTCATACATCTGCTTTGTGCGTTTGGAGTCTTTCACAAAG GTCAAACCTCTCTGATCCAATGTCAGCACGAGGTGTTAGATGCTCTAGGAGACAACACCTACTTGAGCTGTCGGTTGATGCAGTCTAAAGATGTCGTGCAAGTCACGTGGCAGAAAATGATTCCTGGTGGGACGGCGGATGTCGTTTCTTACAACAAACACTTTGGTcagaaagtgaatactgtgttTCGAGGAAGAGTGGAGTTTAAATCTGATGGACTGCAGAACAGCTCCATAGTGATCAGAAACGTGACTGACCAGGATGAAGGATGCTATCGCTGTATGTTTAACATCTACCCCGATGGTGCTTTCACTGGAATAACATGCCTCCAGCTCTATG AGCTGCATGAACCCTTTCTACACGTCAGAGAGTCACTCTCTGCTGAAGAGCTAGTCGTGTCCTGCTCAGCCACAGGTCGACCTGCTCCCACGGTAACGCTGACTGTCCCCCACCACAACTCCACCAGCGTCACCAACACCAATGGAACAGTCACCGTCACCACTACAGCTGTGCTGTctcgtctccatgacaacagccACTGGGTTGGATGTGCAGCGCGAGTGCTCTCCGGTCGTCAGATAGATGTGTATGAGATGATTCCTGAGGTCACACTGTCGCTTCCTGATG GTTTAGATGTTAAATCTGGATCTGATAACAGTGATTTCA TTGTTCCTTTGATCATTGGTTTGGTCGTCATAGTGatctgtgttgctgctgctgctgtctttgCTTTTTGGCTTAAACAGAAACACCAGAACCG TGAGCCACAAAGGGACCCCGAGGACAACAAGAGAGACACTAATGAGTGA
- the LOC119218225 gene encoding uncharacterized protein LOC119218225 isoform X2, with the protein MSGWKLCFVLLLYLQVCFNIEVYEYKTIGRGPDVTPICINTTEQVITLIVCKIRTNRTGGECLLLYRYGGDFEHECDSRFTLKMENQTVFLHLTGLTPVDSGNHTCWCSRGGETVTLHLNITVEEEGERESGVTSHTWVLNALIAATTVISITAVILGLIYRVQRHRRQTASLRNPQNTEPESIEPYSTFMRRDSVLYSTVGPHDCPNTRNQSNTSPTEDTRPEALL; encoded by the exons ATGTCGGGATGGAAGCTGTGCTTTGTTCTGCTGCTGTACCTCCAGGTTTGCTTTAACATTGAAG TGTATGAATATAAAACCATCGGGAGAGGACCTGACGTCACTCCCATCTGCATCAATACAACAGAGCAGGTCATAACGCTCATAGTGTGTAAGATCAGAACTAACAGGACTGGAGGAGAGTGTCTTCTGCTGTATCGATACGGAGGAGACTTTGAGCATGAATGTGACTCCAGGTTCACACTTAAGATGGAGAATCAGACCGTGTTTCTCCACCTGACTGGTCTCACACCAGTGGACAGTGGGAACCACACCTGTTGGTGTTCACGTGGTGGTGAGACCGTTACCCTCCATCTGAATATCACTGTGGAAG aggaaggagagagagagagcggcgtgACGTCACACACGTGGGTTCTAAACGCGTTGATCGCTGCAACAACAGTCATTTCTATAACTGCAGTTATTTTGGGGTTGATCTACAGGGTACAACGTCACAG AAGACAAACAGCATCCTTGCGCAATCCTCAAAACACG gagCCAGAATCCATCGAGCCGTACAGCACCTTCATGCGGAGGGACAGCGTGCTTTATTCAACAGTCGGCCCACACGACTGTCCCAACACCAGGAACCAATCAAACACGTCCCCCACAGAGGACACACGTCCAGAGGCTCTTCTGTAG
- the LOC119218225 gene encoding uncharacterized protein LOC119218225 isoform X1 — MSGWKLCFVLLLYLQVCFNIEVYEYKTIGRGPDVTPICINTTEQVITLIVCKIRTNRTGGECLLLYRYGGDFEHECDSRFTLKMENQTVFLHLTGLTPVDSGNHTCWCSRGGETVTLHLNITVEDVSEEGERESGVTSHTWVLNALIAATTVISITAVILGLIYRVQRHRRQTASLRNPQNTEPESIEPYSTFMRRDSVLYSTVGPHDCPNTRNQSNTSPTEDTRPEALL; from the exons ATGTCGGGATGGAAGCTGTGCTTTGTTCTGCTGCTGTACCTCCAGGTTTGCTTTAACATTGAAG TGTATGAATATAAAACCATCGGGAGAGGACCTGACGTCACTCCCATCTGCATCAATACAACAGAGCAGGTCATAACGCTCATAGTGTGTAAGATCAGAACTAACAGGACTGGAGGAGAGTGTCTTCTGCTGTATCGATACGGAGGAGACTTTGAGCATGAATGTGACTCCAGGTTCACACTTAAGATGGAGAATCAGACCGTGTTTCTCCACCTGACTGGTCTCACACCAGTGGACAGTGGGAACCACACCTGTTGGTGTTCACGTGGTGGTGAGACCGTTACCCTCCATCTGAATATCACTGTGGAAG ATGtttcagaggaaggagagagagagagcggcgtgACGTCACACACGTGGGTTCTAAACGCGTTGATCGCTGCAACAACAGTCATTTCTATAACTGCAGTTATTTTGGGGTTGATCTACAGGGTACAACGTCACAG AAGACAAACAGCATCCTTGCGCAATCCTCAAAACACG gagCCAGAATCCATCGAGCCGTACAGCACCTTCATGCGGAGGGACAGCGTGCTTTATTCAACAGTCGGCCCACACGACTGTCCCAACACCAGGAACCAATCAAACACGTCCCCCACAGAGGACACACGTCCAGAGGCTCTTCTGTAG
- the LOC119210699 gene encoding OX-2 membrane glycoprotein-like isoform X2: MWHRAVIHLLCAFGVFHKGQTSLIQCQHEVLDALGDNTYLSCRLMQSKDVVQVTWQKMIPGGTADVVSYNKHFGQKVNTVFRGRVEFKSDGLQNSSIVIRNVTDQDEGCYRCMFNIYPDGAFTGITCLQLYELHEPFLHVRESLSAEELVVSCSATGRPAPTVTLTVPHHNSTSVTNTNGTVTVTTTAVLSRLHDNSHWVGCAARVLSGRQIDVYEMIPEVTLSLPDDVPLIIGLVVIVICVAAAAVFALYLKRKLRNREPQRDPEDNKRDTNEPVTPLMNPELRQRISTEKHEKREKAEPSLPFKRNLFPEQQSPEDKADGNFQCLY; the protein is encoded by the exons ATGTGGCACCGTGCAGTCATACATCTGCTTTGTGCGTTTGGAGTCTTTCACAAAG GTCAAACCTCTCTGATCCAATGTCAGCACGAGGTGTTAGATGCTCTAGGAGACAACACCTACTTGAGCTGTCGGTTGATGCAGTCTAAAGATGTCGTGCAAGTCACGTGGCAGAAAATGATTCCTGGTGGGACGGCGGATGTCGTTTCTTACAACAAACACTTTGGTcagaaagtgaatactgtgttTCGAGGAAGAGTGGAGTTTAAATCTGATGGACTGCAGAACAGCTCCATAGTGATCAGAAACGTGACTGACCAGGATGAAGGATGCTATCGCTGTATGTTTAACATCTACCCCGATGGTGCTTTCACTGGAATAACATGCCTCCAGCTCTATG AGCTGCATGAACCCTTTCTACACGTCAGAGAGTCACTCTCTGCTGAAGAGCTAGTCGTGTCCTGCTCAGCCACAGGTCGACCTGCTCCCACGGTAACGCTGACTGTCCCCCACCACAACTCCACCAGCGTCACCAACACCAATGGAACAGTCACCGTCACCACTACAGCTGTGCTGTctcgtctccatgacaacagccACTGGGTTGGATGTGCAGCGCGAGTGCTCTCCGGTCGTCAGATAGATGTGTATGAGATGATTCCTGAGGTCACACTGTCGCTTCCTGATG atgttcctttgaTCATTGGTTTGGTCGTCATAGTGatctgtgttgctgctgctgctgtctttgCTTTGTATCTTAAACGGAAACTTCGGAACCG TGAGCCACAAAGGGACCCCGAGGACAACAAGAGAGACACTAATGA GCCTGTAACACCTTTGATGAATCCAGAACTACGACAACGGATCTCtactgaaaaacatgaaaaacgtGAGAAAGCAGAACCGTCATTGCCATTCAAAAGAAACCTGTTTCCTGAACAACAAAGCCCAGAAGACAAGGCTGATGGAAACTTTCAATGTCTGTATTAA
- the LOC119210699 gene encoding OX-2 membrane glycoprotein-like isoform X1 — protein sequence MWHRAVIHLLCAFGVFHKGQTSLIQCQHEVLDALGDNTYLSCRLMQSKDVVQVTWQKMIPGGTADVVSYNKHFGQKVNTVFRGRVEFKSDGLQNSSIVIRNVTDQDEGCYRCMFNIYPDGAFTGITCLQLYELHEPFLHVRESLSAEELVVSCSATGRPAPTVTLTVPHHNSTSVTNTNGTVTVTTTAVLSRLHDNSHWVGCAARVLSGRQIDVYEMIPEVTLSLPDGLDVKSGSDNSDFNVPLIIGLVVIVICVAAAAVFALYLKRKLRNREPQRDPEDNKRDTNEPVTPLMNPELRQRISTEKHEKREKAEPSLPFKRNLFPEQQSPEDKADGNFQCLY from the exons ATGTGGCACCGTGCAGTCATACATCTGCTTTGTGCGTTTGGAGTCTTTCACAAAG GTCAAACCTCTCTGATCCAATGTCAGCACGAGGTGTTAGATGCTCTAGGAGACAACACCTACTTGAGCTGTCGGTTGATGCAGTCTAAAGATGTCGTGCAAGTCACGTGGCAGAAAATGATTCCTGGTGGGACGGCGGATGTCGTTTCTTACAACAAACACTTTGGTcagaaagtgaatactgtgttTCGAGGAAGAGTGGAGTTTAAATCTGATGGACTGCAGAACAGCTCCATAGTGATCAGAAACGTGACTGACCAGGATGAAGGATGCTATCGCTGTATGTTTAACATCTACCCCGATGGTGCTTTCACTGGAATAACATGCCTCCAGCTCTATG AGCTGCATGAACCCTTTCTACACGTCAGAGAGTCACTCTCTGCTGAAGAGCTAGTCGTGTCCTGCTCAGCCACAGGTCGACCTGCTCCCACGGTAACGCTGACTGTCCCCCACCACAACTCCACCAGCGTCACCAACACCAATGGAACAGTCACCGTCACCACTACAGCTGTGCTGTctcgtctccatgacaacagccACTGGGTTGGATGTGCAGCGCGAGTGCTCTCCGGTCGTCAGATAGATGTGTATGAGATGATTCCTGAGGTCACACTGTCGCTTCCTGATG GTTTAGATGTTAAATCTGGATCTGATAACAGTGATTTCA atgttcctttgaTCATTGGTTTGGTCGTCATAGTGatctgtgttgctgctgctgctgtctttgCTTTGTATCTTAAACGGAAACTTCGGAACCG TGAGCCACAAAGGGACCCCGAGGACAACAAGAGAGACACTAATGA GCCTGTAACACCTTTGATGAATCCAGAACTACGACAACGGATCTCtactgaaaaacatgaaaaacgtGAGAAAGCAGAACCGTCATTGCCATTCAAAAGAAACCTGTTTCCTGAACAACAAAGCCCAGAAGACAAGGCTGATGGAAACTTTCAATGTCTGTATTAA